The following proteins come from a genomic window of Brachionichthys hirsutus isolate HB-005 chromosome 20, CSIRO-AGI_Bhir_v1, whole genome shotgun sequence:
- the si:ch73-91k6.2 gene encoding alpha-1,6-mannosyl-glycoprotein 2-beta-N-acetylglucosaminyltransferase — translation MRFRLLKKNLLVLLGVSFVIVTLLFSARVLFVKEDDASGLDDDVIRGNQPVRSVDMAGFSFDSVPQMTRSVFNANYVQYIHNADRFPGDPRLVLLVQVHNRPEYLKLLVKSLENAAEVHGFLLIFSHDYFSEEINAIVRGITFCKVLQIYFPFSTQLFPNEFPGRDPRDCPRDASKDDALKTGCLNAEHPDSYGHYREASVTQTKHHWWWKLHFVWERVQVMQGYSGFVIFLEEDNYLFPDFFHFYKLMIEFRGRSCPDCDLLALGSHDELTGFIKLSNQVLTTSWISTKHNVGMAVSRELYYKLMGCSSEFCSYDDYNWDWTLQHLSGGCVSKPLKVLAAQGSRVLHTGLCGLHHQENCEPEAALQRIEENLELVKDGLFPPSLALVGKEAVEHKEHKKNGGWGDIRDHMLCNNYAKRL, via the coding sequence ATGAGGTTTCGACTGCTGAAAAAGAATCTGCTGGTGCTTCTGGGCGTTTCCTTCGTGATTGTGACTCTCCTGTTCTCCGCACGTGTGCTATTTGTGAAAGAAGATGACGCAAGTGGACTTGATGATGACGTCATTCGAGGAAATCAACCGGTGCGTTCCGTGGACATGGCCGGGTTCAGCTTTGATTCGGTGCCTCAGATGACTCGGTCCGTTTTCAATGCCAATTACGTGCAGTATATCCACAACGCGGACAGGTTTCCGGGAGACCCTCGGCTCGTGCTGCTCGTGCAGGTCCACAACAGACCGGAATACCTCAAACTGCTCGTGAAGTCGCTGGAGAACGCTGCCGAGGTCCACGGTTTCCTTCTCATCTTCAGCCACGACTATTTTTCAGAGGAAATCAATGCTATCGTGCGGGGGATAACGTTCTGCAAAGTACTGCAGATTTACTTCCCTTTCAGTACCCAGCTGTTTCCCAATGAGTTTCCTGGGCGGGATCCGCGGGACTGCCCCCGGGACGCGTCCAAGGACGACGCTCTGAAGACGGGATGCCTCAACGCGGAACACCCGGACTCCTACGGCCATTACAGGGAGGCCTCCGTCACGCAGACCAAGCACCACTGGTGGTGGAAATTGCACTTTGTGTGGGAGCGCGTTCAGGTGATGCAGGGCTACAGCGGCTTCGTCATCTTTCTCGAGGAGGACAACTACCTTTTCCCCGACTTTTTTCATTTCTATAAATTAATGATCGAGTTCAGGGGGAGGAGCTGTCCGGACTGCGACCTGCTGGCTTTGGGCAGCCATGATGAACTGACCGGTTTTATAAAATTGTCCAATCAGGTGTTGACCACTTCGTGGATTTCTACTAAACACAACGTAGGCATGGCCGTCTCCAGGGAGCTGTACTACAAACTGATGGGATGCAGCAGTGAATTCTGTAGCTATGACGACTACAACTGGGACTGGACTCTGCAGCACCTCTCGGGCGGCTGCGTGTCGAAGCCCCTCAAGGTGCTCGCTGCGCAGGGCTCCAGGGTTCTCCACACGGGTCTCTGTGGCCTTCACCATCAGGAAAACTGCGAGCCAGAAGCGGCCTTGCAGAGGATTGAGGAGAACCTTGAGCTGGTGAAGGACGGCCTTTTCCCGCCGTCTCTTGCTCTGGTTGGCAAAGAAGCCGTGGAGCACAAGGAACATAAGAAGAATGGCGGATGGGGAGACATTCGGGACCACATGCTGTGCAATAACTATGCCAAACGTCTCTGA